A region of Larimichthys crocea isolate SSNF chromosome X, L_crocea_2.0, whole genome shotgun sequence DNA encodes the following proteins:
- the LOC113746510 gene encoding leucine-rich repeat-containing G-protein coupled receptor 5-like: MPEFVALLAAFAMLSVGLRSSVVAVVERTAAAAVNSSAVARVESSEERDREAGRAGCPSRCRCEVDGLLHRVDCSDLGLREIPSNLSVFTSYLDLSMNNLTVLSSGVLSNLHFLEELRLAGNDLSFIPRGAFTGLYNLKVLMLQNNQMKSVPAEAFNNLHNLQSLRLDANHISSVPIGCFSGLRSLRHLWLDDNSLTEVPVEALSELSGLQAMTLALNHISHVPDHAFSKLGRLVVLHLNNNRIVSMGTNCFHGLHSLETLPDQDQTETETKAETKTRLDQTKTETETRPDQTETETKAETKTRLDQTKTETETRPDQTKTKAEAETRPRLRPDQDRDQEQ; this comes from the exons ATGCCGGAGTTTGTGGCTTTGTTGGCCGCATTTGCAATGCTCTCTGTCGGGTTAAGGAGCTCCGTGGTCGCGGTGGTGGAGAGGACGGCGGCGGCTGCGGTGAACAGCTCCGCGGTGGCCAGAGTGGAGAGCTCCGAGGAAAGGGACCGAGAAGCGGGGCGAGCTGGCTGCCCTAGCCGCTGCCGGTGCGAGGTGGACGGGCTGCTGCACCGGGTGGACTGCTCAGACCTGGGGCTCCGGGAGATACCGAGCAACCTGAGCGTGTTTACATCTTACCT tgaTCTCAGCATGAATAATCTGACTGTGTTGTCCAGTGGAGTTTTGTCCAACCTGCACTTCCTGGAGGAGCT GCGTTTGGCGGGAAACGATCTGTCATTCATCCCCAGAGGAGCGTTCACCGGCCTCTACAACCTCAAAGTGCT GATGCTTCAGAACAACCAGATGAAGTCAGTCCCTGCTGAGGCCTTCAACAACCTGCACAACCTGCAGTcact CCGCCTGGACGCCAATCACATCTCCAGCGTTCCCATTGGCTGTTTCTCGGGCCTACGCTCGCTGCGTCACCTTTGGTTGGACGATAACTCTCTGACGGAGGTGCCGGTGGAGGCTCTGAGCGAGTTGTCCGGCCTGCAGGCCATGACGCTCGCCCTGAACCACATCAGCCACGTCCCAGATCACGCCTTCAGCAAGTTGGGCCGCCTGGTGGTTct GCATCTCAACAACAATAGGATCGTTTCCATGGGAACGAACTGCTTCCACGGACTCCACAGTTTGGAGACACt accagaccaagaccagaccgAGACCGAGACCAAGgccgagaccaagaccagactaGACCAGACCAAGACCGAGACagagaccagaccagaccagaccgaGACCGAGACCAAGgccgagaccaagaccagactaGACCAGACCAAGACCGAGACagagaccagaccagaccagaccaagaccaaggccGAGGCCGAGACCAGACCAAGACTGAGACCAGACCAAGACCGAGACCAAGAACAATAA